A stretch of DNA from Hippoglossus stenolepis isolate QCI-W04-F060 chromosome 16, HSTE1.2, whole genome shotgun sequence:
TTCTTTTGTCGTGGATGTGTACAAAAGGTCTTTTCGTGTCTGAGGGCATCACATGACCTGCTTTTCCAGATGTGGGCATTACATCAAAATCCcaggggggttgggggtgggggggttgctagtttgtgtggaaaaaaatgaaagaacaaatAGGTGTATAGAACGAGCAGCTATACCCAGCACAGACTTCACATACGTTTGCTGTTGATCCATGTGAATCctagaaaatgtttttactgatgGCGTGACATTGatttctgctgtgtttcctATAGCTCTGTGGCTGCAGATTATATTTGGATTATTCAGACGCTGAGGATGTTGGACACAAGCAGAACCTCAGCCTCTGAAGCTGACAGTTGTACAGCTGAAAACAAATGACTTTAAATCTTCTACTGTACAGCCATGATGCTTTGTAGGTAGCTGAACTGACTGATGCTGAATCCCCTGTCTTTTATCACTACACCCTGGAAGAACCGTAATTCCTAAAAGATGCTGTATAATACAGATGAATGCTAATCTGAGATGAAATATGTGTCCACCATGTGTCCAGAGCTCAGCAGGAGCAATTATTCCAATCAAACACGCGTCCTACTGAGGCATCGAGACTGTTTCTGAAGGAAATAGTACGTTTCTGTTACTGAGAGTCTCTTGCATGTGCCGCTGTGATGAACAGAGATCAGAGCTATTGATTTCTCCTGAGGGGATGCAAGGTCATTGTTCCAGGTTTGCACCAATCTTCTCTCTGCTAGAGATGGAGATCTCTCCTCCAATCCCTCCTCACACAGCTTTCCCTGCAGATCCAAGTGATTATGCTCGGGCCTTAGCGTCAGGGCCCCGGTTTGCGGCAGCGAGACAGGTATTGATTGGTCCTTCGATCTTTAGCCTGGTTAGGTTTGGCGGAGCAAAGAGAGGGGCGTCCCCAGAGGATGTACGTTCTATACGCTTGTTCCCCGAAGATGAACTATTCATTCCAGCACTTCAGTCACAGACGCTGTAGCTTTAAAGAACCAATATTTAGACATTCCCTCCAAATAGCCACGGGCAAGTATTATGGTAATGTATGCATGGAAAAATCAATGCAGTCGgccattcattattttcaaagcATGTCACCAGTGTTTACCTCCATTGTAAAGCAGACAAGTTGAAATTAAAATGCtacacagagaaagatgagCGCCTCTGATGTTATTTAccgtctttctttttctcaattCCCACAGGATTAGTCTCCACGGGTAAGGAGGAATAGTGCTGCAGATGAGACGCTTAATATCTGCAGTTTAGATCAGCTGTCCAACTCATCTGCACACACCTCTAcctatacatacacacacacaggaatacaCACTCGCATTTTAAATGCTGTGAATGAATTTGCTTAATAAGAGTGGGGTAAAAAGAGGGGGTTGAAGAATACAATGATGATCtctgtcacagacacacacacacacacacacacacacacacacacacacacacacacctaagcTGTATGTTTATCCCCACTGCTGCAAGGCAAAGAGGTTTGCGTGTTGCTGTGGTGACTGTGGTGAAAGGAAGTGGATCGCttctgattgacagctgcagcatgtgtgtttcttgtgtttttgtttgtgtgcgtgtgcagacACACGTGTGTACAGTATCTCAATTATGTGGATCAGTCTGGCACGTTTCTCTTTAAGACACCGCAAGTGGCCTTATTAGCCACATTCACAgttgctgcagctcagcacaAAGACATGATGAACTGTGGATTGTAAATGAATCAGCTATATGTCAAAATAACAACCCCAATCTATATGGTGGGAAGAATGAgagattgttgtgttttctgttttttaacagAGATTAAACTGACTTTCTTTGTCATTTAGAACTTTTTCAACATCATTTATAAGCTGATATTAACACAGTCAGATTTGAGATGGTGGACAGCGTATAAAGAAGTCATAGATTTATGATTTAAGAGATTCTCCATGCTTTGTCGTCTTATTTAGTTTCAATATTCCAGGTATAATTAATCTGTGGATATGTCAGTCAGGGTCAAAATAGGGAAAATTATATGTAACCCTATGAAAACACCTTAGACAGGAGCTGACAAtcttcaaacagacaaatatggAGTCACCAAGGTCCCGACATGTCGTCTGTTTAAGGAAGCAGAGGTGGCGGCAGAGTTGTCGGTGCCACTGGGAGACGGTTCCTATAGCACTCCTCATATAGtggactctgactctgacattgaTTGTCttttggcagtttttttttacatttcctcaATCAGTAAAGTACGAAAccataaattgttttttttggtagtttggCAGTCGAACCAGTCCACCAGTCCATCCACAAAACCTGAGAAAGTGCAGTTTCCCAGAGCAAGTTAGAGGAAGGTTCTAACCCTTCCAGATGTAAAAGGATAAGTGGAAATCACACTGTTTATTGGGGTTGTTATTCAGGAATGGAGATTGTTGAGATTTGAATTGGCCTTTTCCTAAATGGTTGTCTATaagtgttgtatttgtgttgtatttgtgtatgaccttattcagttgatttttaaaatgatattttacCACACAAACAGGTAAACAGGACATTAACATTAGACTAGAGTGTTTTCCAACTGTTTATGGCACAGTGGGTGGTTGACAATTGACACCGAGTAGATGAGTAGATCACGTAATGAAAGCAATGATTAACTTCGAACAAATAGGTGAACATATCCAGTTTCATtatcacctgtctgtgtgttgtctgaGGTGCTCCGAATTGCAATGAGCCCATTTCGTTTCCTTGTCATGTAATTTGGCAAATCATACACAGCATGAAAACAGTGacaaagcatgtgtgtgtggcgaGTAAgtgtacaaaacacacacagcgctCAGTATGTGGCTAAATTACAGGCATGGAGTGTGAGGACCAGTTAAGACAGTGTGTAAACTGAGTGGGTGGTCGAAGCTGCAGAATGGTTAATGGGGGGAAGGTCTCTGTAAGTGTGCAGTTGAAGCAAAATCTCCTGCCTCCattgatttttcagtttttgctgCGGTGGAGGTGAATTAAGGCTTAGCTGCTGTAGACACTCGAGATGCACTGACCCTGTGCTGCTGAAGAAGCTTTTAGTTGTGCTGAGGTTGTACCTGGATTTAGTGaagcttgtgttttctgcttgttGTTGCTGTAATCGGTTTTCGTAGAAAACATTACAGTTCTTACCTGTAACTACCTGTAACCGTCCTGTAACTATTAAAGTTCCTTTGACTGGAGATACCAGAGACTGTTTatacagatggacgacacatctcctcttcctcccactatctatTAATGAGGTTTAAAATGTAGTTAAATTATCCCAAATACGAACACCGCCATCTGGGCATTTGTAGCCaggagtctgcgcagtagttACCGGGGATTGGAACTGATACACATGCTCCAATCGCGAATCAGTCAACCATGAAGTTTCACCCCGTTAATATAAAACCAATCTTACAGAAAGGCGAACACTTGAACATATGAAAGAAATAGtatgtactttgactttatagattggtccatatcccatgcattgacatggaggaggcagggtttatgactcATACTGCACGGAGCAACCAGGTGGTgatggagatgctttggcttcacttttggggagcagtatacagtctatggtagaTACAGAAACTGACCTGTTGTGTGTACATACTTTACATAGCTGGATAAAAAGAGTAAGACTGAGAAAAGTGTCCATGTGTTTGAATATGCATTTGAGAAATGACCACATAATACATTGATTGGATGTGTTAGTGAGACATGATATCTCAGTGAGCACATTACTCAGTCTGGAGCGAAGCTTTGACTCTAATCAGCTTCCTTTCTCCAGTAAACACCcttcatattttctctctcagcagcagctcattatccccccatccctctctctcttatatGCACTGAGGAATTATGGGATTGTTCCTGCATTAAGTGTCGCTTGCCAAGGGGGCAAATTTAGTGCATTAAGAGCTGCTTATTAAAACTGCATTGTGTTGCACTTTTGGTTTACTTATTGACATCTGGCAAAACTGTTGCACAAACAATTACAATGCGTTCATAAACCAAACATTGATTATTTTGGAGAGTGTgtgacaacaataaaaacacaaaggaggCTGATGATCAAACATCATTTATTATCATCTTAATATAATTTATGTTTAGATAAAACTAAGATTGACTATATAGTGTAGTGGTGCATTAAACAATGGATTTAGTGTATACATGCAATTCTGGCAGAATGATTGAGTTTGGATCAAGCAtgaagtttgtgttttcttgttttccgTGTAACAACGGCTGCATGAATCCCACTGCTATGAAATACAGAAATCACAATTATTCCAGTAAAGGTTGCGTCTCAAGAAAAAACGAATCAATAAATTGTCGGTAaaccatttgttttttcttatcaATGGTAAAGTTCATCTCTGaatctgtctcctcctgtgtgtcgGCAGTCGGAGGTCACAGGGAGTCTGTTGTGGATTTCAGCGGTCGGCGTTCATCCTCCGCAGCTTTGGTGGCAGGTTGTCCTCCGCCCTCCCTCCAGCCGTGAGCAATGGGGTGTGCATGAGGACTGTAGCAGGGGACAGTGAAGGTTGAAGGCTGTGCTGGTACAGGTCTCCAGTAGACTGGGTCATGGGTTCGAAGCCCACCTTGAGGGACTTGAGTTGCAGCCGATTCTCCGCCTCGGGTACCGgcgaggaggagctgaggcGCTGCAGCTTCAGGGGCAAGTCTCCTGTGCTGCAGGCCTTCTCAGAGTGCTGGGAGCTGAGCAGAAGCACCTTCCTCTGCAGGTCCTCCTTCCCAGAAGAGCTCATCCTCTGCAGCTTGCTTGGCAGTCGACCCCCGGCCCCTGAATGACGACCCCTTTCGTCTAAAGAGTTGATGTAATCCACAGAAAACACCCGGTCACGCCGGGCGCCGTGGCCCTCGCCGAGTGCATGGACGGGAGTAGATAGAGGCGAGGGCAGTGAATTCTTCTCTTCGTGTTCCTTGACGCTGTACACTGGTGTCGGCACCTCAAACGTAATGTGGAACTGAGAGTAGTCTACCCTGAAGAAACCCTCCTCGAGGGACATCACCGGCAGGAAGCGATGGCCCCATAAAACCTCATCCTCAGTATATGACGTCCGTGCCTGGCATGTCATACCTACAAGAGATGAACAGGGTAGTACTTTTTATAACTCTCATTAAATGAAGGTCAAgcttcaacaaaacaaatactggCTGATAAGAAAATATGTGAAAGGACAGCATTCCCTCCCATCATCTCTCTTTGTGCTCCGCACTTTCTTATGGAAACGCTGCCTCATGCCTCTTCCTATAGTTCAATTTTGTCACTTACTGGAGatgtaaatactttttgaaaAGTGAATTCACAGGCCATAATTCACAAAGACTAAAAAGCTGTtacaggaagtgcagtgtcaaagcTAAAGGAAGGATAAAAGCTGTTTAGGTTCTGCTCCAAGATCATTGGAGTCCAGCAAAAGGACCTGTGCTCCCTCTGGAAGAATCGAGTGACCCAGAGGGCAAAAGGAATCATAAGCCAATGAATCATATTCTCTCGAGGGAGTTTTCTCTCTATTATGTGGCTACTCGTAAAAAGAAATTGTTGCTTTGATTCCTTAATTCCCTCTGCTATCAGGCTTATAAATGCTTATAATTATTGGTTGTTGTTTATATGTGCACTGGCATGTTGATGTCTGATTGTGGCTActaattaatttattcattattcattatcaTTACTTACATGAATGGGTTAGATGGTGAATCGAATTACCCTTCTGGGATTAAGTTGTCTGGATCTGTAgtactttattactttatcaTACTCAATGTTTTGCCATATTCCAAGCGTGTCGCCTCCAATATAAACAGAATAACTCAGATGGTGGCATGAGTAAAGGACATCTTTAcgtaatatataaataatcttGACATAACGCTACTACATTCAGTGAAGTCTTGTAGCAGTGCTGTTCCCGTTTCCATGAACTGGTGAGTGATTCCCACACTTTGTGCTGTTATTATAAGTGAAAGGCGAGTGATGCTTGTCATCAGCGCGTCTTGTGTTGGTAATTGTGCAATCTGATCAACATAATTAGCAGTTGCCCAGCACCATTGTCACATCAATATATTGATGGCAGAAACCATTCGACTTGtctttacatgtatttattgtGACATGTGGTGTTGATTGTAAATTGCACAGGCCTCAAATCAATTATCCATTGATTTCCTGATGTCTTTTGGCAGTTATTTGTTGGTGTGCATATTAGTCACCCTTTATGCAGACACTGGTTCCGTGTGTGTAAACAGGATTAAAACACCCTCCAAGTATCCAAAAcacactttttaatttgacctCAGCTCTCgtaaaattattttcttgacATTCGGGTGCTTGCTTGGAGGTCTTTTGCGATCAATAAGCACTTAgtccattttttctttctgatccAGTGGCTTTGCTTCAACCTGAGCTTCTCTGTTAAACACTGCTCACTAAACACTGTAGAGCAAAAAGCCTgatcctgttcctctgagggaTGCTATGTGCAGTGTTATATCACAGCCTGATGCTATTCCAGGCTCACGACTCATCTTCATCCACAGAAAACCTTCAACAGTCCACATCCAAACAAAGGTCAGAGTATTTCTTAATTAGCCCGGAAGCTTTAATCACAAGAGTGAGTCTGGCATAACTTTCCAGTTGTGTTCTTCTCTAGCCACCAGCAGAATGACTGTATTTCTGCTgactgtaaatacacaagtcAGCAATAATACCAGAGCACTGGAAGCTAGTAGGTTCAGAGCCTGACATGCAAACCAGTTTTGTTTCATCATTCAGGCATCATAGGCATATTCAACCCACTGCCTAATGTTGAGTGGATCGTGCATGAGAAGAAAAGCCCTCAGCGCAGCTATTTAAAACACTTGGCAGACATCGAGCAGGGTGTCCCTGAAGAAGAATCCATGCAAAATTCCTGGCGGTAGCCTTTACTGGCACTGGCTAGAGAGCGTATTATGGTGATCTGCCTTTCCTGTGACTCTATTTAAATCTGAGCATTGTTAGTAAGAATCTAAATTATATCACATACATAGAGGTGTGTGTCATCGGCATATTAGTGAAAGTACAAAGCAAAAGAGTAAAGGGACTAAAATCCAGACATGTTGACTACTCATTGGTTTACAAAGGTTTGAACTAGGTCTTCACTGTTCTCTTGGTTCCTAGGAATCAAGATTCAGGGGCAGGTTCTGTGCATCAACACGCTTTAAACTGAGCTGAACAGAATTAGTTCTGATCAAATGGTATGTCTCAATCACAGCAggacaaaatattatttttcctcTGGTCTGTTTTGGATAATTGTGACTGTCCATCCTGGTACCCATTAGAATTTGGGTTTAAAATGAGTTTATGAATGGTGAGTCCTGCAGTTTTGCATGGGTCCATTATGGATCAGATGAGCACCTTTGATCTcttaatgaagaaaaacaaaatcaagacATCCTGAATTTTGATGAGTGGATTGATTTGATGTGAGTTTTGAATTGATCACCAATTCAAATCTTAATATATGTCTGTTAAACCAAGTTTGTAATAGTGAGTCACCAAGagtcaaacaataaaactgtaaaatgtatagCTTACTAGAAACTAAATTCTCCACTAGAGCATTCACTATTGGTGCTAAATCCCTCCCAGGGTCTCCAACACATTTCAGGTCGATCATGCTCTTATGTGTAAAAATGGAACCAATACTGCCTCTAGGAAGTGAACTAAAACTGACAAGTCCCAGAGTGGCTGAGTGGTAATATGTCAACTCTGCTTGAACCATAATGGGAATGAGTTGGGGAGACAATGAACAAGCTGCACAGCTGTCTCAGCAGCGGATGGATGCAAGGGGATATTTGTTCATGAGTTCACGTTAATGggatgtgtgttagtgtgaggATGATGGGATATCGTGGCCAATTGAAGGTGACACTGCCAGAGCTTCCCTCCTCTAGCCCTCCGCTCTGAGTGCCACAGCGCTGAGACTCTAAACTTCTGTCTGCACCCTGATTTAATGGTATTATCAACCGAGCACAGACCGTGTTGCCTGCCCGCCTCTACGCCTCCCTGCTGATCCCTCCCCCCCTGCTCTAAGCCTGTTCAGTTCTGTGGTTCCTTCTACAGCAGTGGCAAAGTGAGGGTTATGGAAGCAgggctgaaaagaaaagagggagttGGATTTACTTGTATTGGACTTAGGGGGGAAATCATTCTGTTAAATATACAACAGAGAGAGCAGTGTTGATGCTGAGAGTACTTCAGCATGGCTGCATGTAGTTTACAGTGGAGGGTGAGGACCAATGTCTCACAGGCTCCGAATCACCTCTGCTCTCAGCTGTCTGAAAAATGGAGTGGAACTTCGACTAACATCCCATCTCATCTATCAAAGTGACACATGCATCTATGACCACAGGATTGTGTTATGCATAGAGTGGGCATAAACCGATTCTGGCGTAATAAAATATCCCTCATAATTCAATCAGGGCGTCATTCTAATGTGTTCTTCTTATTCCcactttttttcctgcattttcCGATTATACAAAACTAGGAAGGCGGGGAAATGAGATCTTGCAATCTAGATAATGAGTATCTATTAGATAGGAATGTTATGTGGGTTGATATCGATATAGGAATTTACATGTAGATTAGGAGTGGGTACAGgacacaaagagctgaaagaaGTGGTGGGTATAGATTCCTCACCAGTGGTTTCAACGATGCCCTCGAGGATAACGACAATCTCAAACTGTTCATTCATGAGGGAGCGCTGGGACAGTTCGAAGAAGGGGCTCTTGGGATTGATTTCGTGGCAGATGGTGAGAGGGGACACCAGGAAGAGCTGGTCTGCACCTGTCCCAAAACCAACGTCCAACTCGCACTGGTCCAGAGGCAGGAACTCGCCCTCGGGTGTCTGACGAGACTGAAAGACAgccaggaaaaagagagaggaaggaatggacagagggaaaagatggaaaataagaagaaagagacaggaaaaaAGAGGATTAAATGCACAGTGATTTGTAAAAAGAAAGTATAACACAGGCAAGGTGGAGATTGCAAGTGTGATGAAATTTGAAATGTCTGCGCTCATGtttaagtgtctgtgtgtgggttacctcctgaccccaaaacacgcagaggggtgtgtgtgaatgtattgttttgtgtctgGAACTTATCGTCTGATAAGGTGTGACTGATGGGCTGCAtcctaaatgtgttggagaggaaatagtaTCATGTGTGGTTAGGGTGttgtgtcagtcagctgagttcttcaaacaaaggacaaacacagttaATCCAGAGTAGAGCAAAAGGTCACATGGTTTTTCCGTTGTTTTCATCAGCACAAAATATAGCCCATACAAGTATCTAGCATTATAGGTCCTGtattcaaaatgtaaattaagTATTATCTTGGTGGATCCAGTTTTAATTCTAATTACTCCAATGGTTACCAGAAGaaccaagaaaaaaacaaagatctgATGCACAAatctattttcatttattagaC
This window harbors:
- the kcnj19a gene encoding G protein-activated inward rectifier potassium channel 1, whose amino-acid sequence is MAALRRKFGEDYQVVNTNRANTFSAPVKKKRQRFVDKNGRCNVQHGNLGGETSRYLSDLFTTLVDLKWRWNMLIFILTYTIAWLVMASMWWIIAYIRGDLNHGHDSSYTPCVANVYNFPSAFLFFIETEATIGYGYRYITEKCPEGIILFLFQSLLGSIVDAFLIGCMFIKMSQPKKRAETLMFSQDAVISQRDGKLCLMFRVGNLRNSHMVSAQIRCKLIKSRQTPEGEFLPLDQCELDVGFGTGADQLFLVSPLTICHEINPKSPFFELSQRSLMNEQFEIVVILEGIVETTGMTCQARTSYTEDEVLWGHRFLPVMSLEEGFFRVDYSQFHITFEVPTPVYSVKEHEEKNSLPSPLSTPVHALGEGHGARRDRVFSVDYINSLDERGRHSGAGGRLPSKLQRMSSSGKEDLQRKVLLLSSQHSEKACSTGDLPLKLQRLSSSSPVPEAENRLQLKSLKVGFEPMTQSTGDLYQHSLQPSLSPATVLMHTPLLTAGGRAEDNLPPKLRRMNADR